From Etheostoma spectabile isolate EspeVRDwgs_2016 chromosome 8, UIUC_Espe_1.0, whole genome shotgun sequence, a single genomic window includes:
- the LOC116694141 gene encoding tripartite motif-containing protein 16 codes for MASGEELFDCSICLQLLEDPVTTACGHSYCIKCINSFWDLNNNSGRSYSCPQCRQAFSQRPVLKRNTLLAALLEENKTPSPKSADTYASPGDVECDVCTGRKRKASMFCLVCLASYCQTHLKPHFEVPPLKKHNLIQASARVRESLCGRHDKLLEIYCRTDQLFACLMCVMDQHKGHDMVAVAAEKCEMQRRLEGTKQEIADRVLDSERKITELREAADSIRDAAWKACDDIERLCVERIRLFVRSVDRKRSEMRDKVGQAEKAGVDWTNSRLGQLQREVLELRRREEELNQLSLTEDPIQFLQGCKALGDLPVFTDPHGRPDILEFVTAQTAKLGNMCDKEKTELLSHCEEDLLSKKPRLCEETPRRYLLTRYKNSTVEVDPNTVAACLCLSDRNREISWGDRDQAHPDHPDRFTFYHQALCKTGLQCSHYWEVEWDGGIVDLAVSYKGIGRKGSGKDCCFGHNDLSWKLTCSPSGCTFWHNNLHKGQIPPVLSRRVGIHLDYDEGTLGFYGVESDSGSMTRLHQIQTTFTEPLHPGFSVDSGSTLKICNI; via the exons ATGGCTTCGGGTGAGGAACTGTTCGACTGCTCCATCTGTTTACAGCTACTGGAGGATCCTGTGACGACCGCCTGTGGACACAGTTACTGTATAAAATGCATCAATTCCTTCTGGGATTTAAATAACAACAGTGGAAGGAGTTACAGCTGTCCTCAGTGCAGGCAGGCGTTCTCCCAGAGGCCTGTTCTGAAGAGGAACACACTTCTGGCTGCCCTGCTGGAGGAAAACAAGACACCCAGTCCAAAGTCCGCGGACACCTATGCTTCACCTGGTGATGTGGAATGTGACGTTTGCACAGGGAGAAAAAGGAAAGCTTCCATGTTCTGCCTCGTGTGTTTGGCCTCGTACTGTCAGACTCATCTGAAGCCTCACTTCGAGGTGCCGCCGTTGAAAAAACACAATCTGATTCAAGCTTCTGCCAGGGTCAGAGAAAGCCTCTGTGGCCGTCATGACAAACTTCTGGAGATTTACTGCCGCACTGATCAGCTGTTCGCATGCCTGATGTGTGTGATGGATCAGCACAAAGGCCACGACATGGTGGCAGTAGCAgcagaaaaatgtgaaatgcaG AGACGACTGGAGGGGACCAAACAGGAAATTGCAGACAGAGTGCTGGATTCAGAGAGGAAAATAACAGAACTGAGGGAGGCTGCAGACTCTATAAGA GATGCTGCATGGAAGGCGTGCGATGACATCGAGCGACTGTGTGTGGAACGCATTCGGTTGTTTGTCCGCTCTGTGGACAGGAAGCGCTCTGAGATGAGAGACAAAGTTGGACAAGCGGAGAAAGCTGGAGTGGACTGGACCAACAGTCGCCTCGGGCAACTGCAGCGTGAGGTGTTGgagctgaggaggagggaggaagaacTCAACCAGCTTTCACTAACAGAGGATCCCATTCAGTTTTTGCAG GGTTGCAAGGCCCTGGGTGACCTCCCTGTGTTCACAGACCCGCATGGCAGACCTGACATCTTGGAATTTGTCACAGCACAGACTGCTAAACTGGGAAACATGTGCGACAAAGAAAAGACGGAATTATTGAGTCATTGTGAAGAAGATCTGT TGTCCAAAAAGccaaggctgtgtgaggaaacACCAAGGAGATACCTGTTGACCAGATATAAGA ACTCCACAGTGGAGGTGGACCCCAACACTGTAGCTGCATGTCTCTGCTTGTCTGACAGAAACCGAGAGATATCATGGGGGGACAGGGACCAGGCTCATCCGGATCACCCCGACAGATTTACCTTCTATCACCAGGCTTTGTGCAAAACTGGCCTTCAGTGCAGCCACTACTGGGAGGTGGAGTGGGACGGAGGCATTGTGGATTTGGCTGTGTCGTACAAAGGCATCGGAAGAAAGGGTTCGGGGAAAGATTGCTGTTTTGGGCACAACGATCTCTCCTGGAAATTAACCTGCTCTCCGTCCGGGTGCACGTTTTGGCACAATAATCTTCACAAAGGCCAGATTCCTCCGGTTCTCTCCCGCAGGGTGGGCATCCACCTTGATTACGATGAAGGAACGCTGGGATTCTACGGTGTTGAGTCGGACTCTGGCAGCATGACGCGGCTGCACCAAATCCAGACCACCTTCACTGAACCTCTCCATCCTGGGTTTTCTGTTGATTCAGGTTCAACTCTGAAAATATGCAACATATAG
- the LOC116694143 gene encoding E3 ubiquitin-protein ligase TRIM47 produces the protein MAASKEPGSLSCSICLDILRRPVTLQCGHSYCMDCVNAYWDQEDRCGVYSCPQCRRTYTPRPVLNKNTVLADLAEKMSPEEHHPVDVECDVCTAKKLKAVKSCLVCLASFCATHLQPHYVSAAFKKHKLVEVSASIQDKICSKHDKLLEVYCRSDGQCICLLCVMDEHKGHDTVSAAAERKEKQKLFGKKKQRYQQGIQEKQKQLRQLRQKVKALQCSVDAAGDENEKAYTEIVQMADKRRSTVRELIRVQETAAVSRAEALVDRLEKDISELRKGEDELKQLSVTEDHIHFLQSCQSILDCPEPDQWSGFDILPHTPFDFVTKAISVLRDKMEKMARDIAEISQTFQADPDPETRQEFSLYFCRLSLDPNTAFENLLLSEGNSRVSWIKKAQRYPYHPERFTQYDQVLCTEGLSGVGYWEVAWRGPRVEVAVCYKGAGLDESGFGDTDQSWCLSLSNVGCTFWHNGVKTKVSPHCSSTVGVYLNHKAGRLSFYSVSDSGQMMLLHRVHTTFSQPLYPGFMVCRGASARIMSSK, from the exons ATGGCAGCAAGCAAAGAGCCAGGTTCTTTATCCTGCTCGATATGCTTGGATATACTGAGAAGACCTGTGACTCTCCAATGTGGCCACAGCTACTGCATGGACTGTGTAAATGCCTACTGGGACCAGGAGGATCGCTGTGGTGTTTACAGCTGTCCCCAGTGTAGACGCACATACACCCCCAGACCTGTGTTGAACAAGAACACAGTGCTGGCTGATTTGGCAGAGAAAATGTCCCCAGAAGAACACCACCCAGTGGATGTGGAGTGTGATGTCTGCACTGCGAAGAAGCTGAAAGCTGTCAAGTCTTGCCTGGTGTGTCTGGCTTCGTTCTGTGCAACTCATCTGCAGCCCCACTACGTGTCTGCTGCTTTCAAAAAGCACAAGCTGGTGGAAGTCTCTGCCTCCATACAAGATAAGATCTGCTCTAAGCACGACAAGCTTCTCGAAGTCTATTGCCGCAGCGATGGCCAATGCATTTGCCTGCTTTGTGTGATGGATGAGCACAAAGGTCATGACACCGTCTCAGCTGCAgcggagagaaaagagaaacaa aaactgtttggaaagaaaaaacaaagatacCAACAGGGAATCCAGGAGAAACAGAAGCAGCTGCGGCAGCTGAGACAGAAAGTGAAAGCACTGCAG TGTTCTGTGGATGCAGCTGGTGATGAAAATGAGAAGGCCTATACTGAAATAGTCCAAATGGCAGATAAAAGGCGTAGTACTGTGAGAGAGCTGATCAGAGTTCAGGAGACGGCTGCGGTGAGCCGAGCTGAGGCGCTCGTGGATCGGCTGGAGAAGGACATCTCTGAGCTGAGAAAGGGAGAGGATGAACTGAAGCAGCTTTCTGTCACTGAGGATCACATTCATTTCCTGCAG AGCTGCCAGTCCATTTTGGACTGTCCGGAACCTGACCAGTGGTCTGGTTTCGACATCCTTCCACACACACCTTTTGACTTTGTGACAAAGGCTATTTCTGTTTTGAGagacaaaatggaaaaaatggcCAGAGATATTGCAGAAATTTCTCAGACGT ttcaaGCTGATCCTGATCCTGAGACAAGACAGGAGTTCTCCCTTT ATTTCTGCCGCCTCAGTTTGGATCCCAACACAGCATTTGAAAACCTGTTGCTCTCTGAGGGGAACAGCAGAGTGAGCTGGATTAAAAAAGCACAGAGGTATCCATATCACCCAGAGAGATTTACCCAATACGATCAAGTGTTGTGCACTGAAGGTTTATCGGGTGTTGGCTACTGGGAGGTTGCGTGGCGAGGGCCCAGGGTCGAGGTCGCTGTGTGCTATAAAGGGGCAGGGCTGGATGAAAGTGGCTTTGGAGACACAGATCAATCCTGGTGCCTTTCCCTTTCAAATGTTGGTTGCACCTTTTGGCATAATGGAGTCAAAACCAAAGTATCCCCCCACTGCTCCTCTACTGTAGGAGTGTATCTGAACCATAAGGCGGGGAGACTGTCCTTCTACAGCGTGTCTGATTCTGGTCAAATGATGCTCCTGCACAGAGTTCACACCACATTCTCCCAGCCTCTGTACCCTGGGTTCATGGTCTGCAGAGGGGCCTCAGCTAGGATAATGTCATCTAAGTAA
- the mthfs gene encoding 5-formyltetrahydrofolate cyclo-ligase has translation MAAVRAAKQALRKEIKRRVAALSDEEKQRQSLVLSRQLFRHPKYVSCKRIAVFLSTGDEVSTEEIIKDVFKCGKSCFIPRYQSSSNHMDMLKLNSLQDIETLPLTSWNIRQPAEEDTSREEALSTGGLDLILMPGLGFDESGKRLGRGKGFYDVYLERCIRHPQGKPYTIALSFKEQLCQEIPVDDNDVLIDEVLYEKGE, from the coding sequence ATGGCCGCCGTGCGAGCAGCAAAGCAAGCTCTGAGGAAAGAAATAAAGCGACGGGTCGCAGCGTTGAGTGACGAGGAGAAACAACGACAGTCTCTCGTGCTGTCCCGGCAGCTGTTCAGACACCCCAAGTATGTGTCCTGTAAGAGGATTGCGGTGTTTCTCAGCACGGGTGATGAGGTGAGCACTGAGGAAATCATCAAAGACGTGTTTAAATGTGGTAAAAGCTGCTTCATTCCCAGATATCAGAGCAGCAGCAACCATATGGACATGTTGAAGCTCAACAGTCTGCAGGACATCGAGACGCTGCCTCTGACGTCATGGAACATCAGACAGCCTGCTGAAGAAGACACCAGCAGAGAGGAAGCACTTTCTACAGGAGGTCTGGACCTGATCTTGATGCCAGGCCTGGGGTTTGACGAGTCGGGGAAGCGTCTGGGACGAGGGAAGGGCTTCTATGACGTATACTTGGAGCGCTGCATCAGACACCCTCAAGGAAAGCCCTACACCATCGCCTTATCCTTCAAGGAGCAGCTGTGTCAGGAAATCCCAGTCGACGACAATGATGTGCTCATAGATGAAGTCCTGTATGAGAAGGGGGAGTAA
- the agbl2 gene encoding cytosolic carboxypeptidase 2 has product MAGSAIRNWWNTHQLNKSDSNDSNTEEDEEELARRRQLSRNLSQTLRTRQLLIDFDGGRPTLSLRAPLDLVNFPSIFRPRWPIECEVNSDIIHHIEWDPPEPEPFYQPTGHERTPMPAGEEREKVVYCIDHATKRPYFTCSRVGGSRGPIKSAPPYDGQTDFTLEFESRFESGNLQKAVQVGVYNYEITLRTDMYTRKHTQWFYFRVRNMKAGVTYRFTIINFMKSSSLYSQGMRPLLYSERAANDKGIGWQRTGSNIRYYRNSNQNTKDSNSDIITLYSLTWTLQFPYDSDTCYLAHCYPYTYSHLQRYLRRISSNPKVASYCTLRVLCHSLAGNAVYVLTITSRGGSRVEGRKKKAVVVTARVHPGETNGSWMMEGLLDFLLGDSEDAQLLRDTFVFKVVPMLNPDGVVVGNYRCSLSGRDLNRYYKTLLRDSFPCVWHTRNMVERLVAETDVVLYCDFHGHNRKNNVFMYGCNNQGDASLKLHERIFPLMMSKNASNKFSFKSCKFRVQKSKEGTGRIAMWRLGIKNSYTMEATFGGSTLGDRRGTHFTTRDLKSLGFCFCDTLLDYYDPDSTKTTYCLTELAALLTKEVRERLGKDLGTDCNFSVSDLETSTSGSNSSDSDGLPVHLLNQPQTAHPEQTVKKKKKKRLRSCKERNTLRPERAKNNTQPNVLQSSVKHIESNLPHEDTVKEIIQERTVGRHWKKWQAKGLIRKAEIPPPATHPGEVTQVIPWQGCKPVKDRTLKAAYQHHRVKACPHLSTYTDDLGYTRQWRCSAQLLHLSALLPLSPNPVHSSQQRCPQQSLISYNVHRGLPPSLAARHRSPSSMYVKMMPDIFPRKQLLPSFATDKVDARPIFRNRNSLLASERDFAPEDSSSLHTDMTNTKQLNEEQGENSSEVDLSLLKCIPLGEQSRRDLTPDIRETESSSNLFVPVQKGIDLRRNRLGNETLEDQRHLGVLSPLSKPSGLMKMELARPKSGTLGRLQAKDIRHHYSGRESQITAAMVTRSSQSAPRFPAYPRKSLMASIRVIRMRTVTRMNL; this is encoded by the exons GACCTGGTTAACTTTCCATCTATCTTTCGCCCTCGTTGGCCCATAGAATGTGAGGTCAACAGCGACATCATCCATCACATAG agTGGGACCCCCCAGAGCCAGAGCCTTTCTACCAGCCCACAGGACATGAGAGGACACCCATGccagcaggagaggagagggagaaagtggTATACTGCATTGACCATG CCACCAAGCGTCCCTATTTCACCTGCTCCCGGGTCGGAGGAAGCAGGGGGCCCATTAAGAGCGCCCCTCCTTATGATGGTCAGACAGACTTCACCCTTGAGTTTGAGTCACGCTTTGAGAGTGGGAACCTTCAGAAGGCTGTGCAAGT TGGTGTCTATAACTACGAGATCACCCTGCGCACAGACATGTACACCAGAAAGCACACACAGTGGTTCTACTTCAGGGTCAGGAACATGAAGGCTGGAGTGACTTATCGCTTCACCATCATCAACTTCATGAAGAGCAGCAGCCTGTATTCACAGGGTATGAGACCACTCCTCTACTCTGAGAGGGCTGCCAACGACAAAGGGATTGGATGGCAACGCACTGGCTCCAATATCAGATACTACCGTAACAGCAATCAG AATACAAAGGACAGCAACAGTGACATAATCACCCTGTATTCACTCACCTGGACTCTCCAGTTCCCTTATGACTCAGACACCTGCTACCTGGCCCACTGCTACCCCTACACCTATTCCCACCTGCAGCGCTACCTTAGGCGCATTTCTTCCAACCCAAAAGTTGCATCCTACTGCACACTGCGGGTGCTGTGCCACAGCCTTGCTGGGAATGCGGTGTATGTGTTGACAATAACGTCCAGAGGGGGCAGCAGAGTGGAGGGTAGGAAAAAAAAGGCTGTGGTGGTAACGGCCCGAGTGCACCCTGGAGAAACCAACGGGTCCTGGATGATGGAGGGGTTGCTAGACTTCCTGCTGGGGGACTCGGAAGATGCTCAGCTACTCAGggacacttttgtttttaag GTGGTGCCAATGCTGAACCCAGATGGTGTGGTTGTGGGTAATTACCGCTGCTCTCTGTCAGGCAGGGACCTCAACAGATACTACAAGACATTGCTCAGGGATTCCTTCCCCTGTGTGTGGCACACCCGAAACATGGTGGAAAG GCTGGTGGCTGAGACGGATGTAGTTCTTTACTGTGACTTTCATGGCCACAACCGTAAAAACAACGTGTTCATGTACGGTTGTAACAACCAAGGCGATGCTTCCCTGAAGCTGCACGAGAGAATCTTTCCACTAATGATGAGCAAGAATGCCAGTAATAAG TTCTCCTTTAAGAGCTGTAAGTTTCGGGTGCAAAAGAGTAAAGAGGGAACAGGACGTATTGCCATGTGGAGACTAGGCATCAAAAACAGCTACACTATGGAGGCCACCTTTGGAGGCTCTACTCTGG GCGACAGGAGAGGGACACATTTTACTACTCGAGACCTGAAGTCCCTTGGCTTTTGCTTTTGTGACACCCTGCTGGATTACTATGACCCAGACTCAACAAAG ACCACTTACTGTCTGACAGAGCTGGCAGCGTTGTTGACAAAGGAGGTCAGAGAGAGGCTGGGCAAAGATTTGGGCACTGACTGTAACTTCTCTGTGTCTGACCTGGAAACCAG CACCAGTGGTTCAAATAGTTCTGATTCTGATGGACTCCCTGTTCATTTACTGAACCAGCCACAAACTGCCCACCCTGAG CAaacagtgaagaagaagaagaagaaacgcTTGAGGAGTTGTAAAGAGAGAAATACGCTGCGACCAGAGAGAgcaaaaaataacacacagcCAAACGTCCTGCAAAGCAGCGTAAAACATATC GAGTCCAACCTGCCCCATGAGGACACAGTTAAAGAGATCATCCAAGAGAGAACTGTTGGAAGACACTGGAAGAAATGGCAG GCAAAAGGTCTGATAAGAAAAGCGGAGATCCCGCCTCCCGCCACTCACCCTGGGGAGGTCACTCAGGTGATACCGTGGCAGGGCTGCAAGCCAGTCAAG gaCAGAACTTTGAAAGCTGCATACCAGCATCACAGGGTAAAAGCGTGTCCACATCTCAGCACATACACAG ATGATCTGGGGTATACAAGACAGTGGAGGTGCTCAGCTCAGCTGCTGCACCTGAGTGCTCTTCTTCCACTGTCTCCAAATCCTGTACATTCCAGCCAGCAGCGCTGCCCCCAACAATCCTTAATCTCCTACAACGTCCACAGAG gtCTGCCACCTTCCCTCGCAGCGCGCCACAG GTCTCCCTCATCCATGTACGTCAAGATGATGCCAGATATTTTTCCAAGAAAGCAATTGCTGCCAAGTTTCGCTACTGACAAGGTCGACGCCAGGCCTATTTTCAGAAACAGAAACTCTTTACTGGCCTCAGAACGTGACTTTGCGCCTGAGGATTCCTCTTCGTTGCACACAGACATGACCAATACCAAACAACTAAATGAGGAGCAGGGAGAAAACTCCTCAGAAG TGGATTTGTCCTTGTTGAAATGTATACCACTTGGAGAGCAGAGCCGGAGAGATCTCACCCCTGACATTAGAGAAACTGAATCAAGCAGCAATTTATTCGTGCCTGTTCAGAAGGGAATAGACCTGAGAAGAAACAG ACTAGGCAATGAAACTCTGGAGGACCAAAGGCACCTGGGTGTATTATCCCCTTTGTCAAAGCCTTCTGGCCTCATGAAGATGGAACTTGCACGTCCTAAGAGTGGCACCCTTGGTAGGCTTCAGGCTAAGGACATCAGGCACCATTACTCTGGAAGAGAAAGCCAAATAACTGCAGCAATGGTCACAAGATCATCACAGTCTGCCCCACG GTTCCCAGCATATCCCAGAAAGAGCCTAATGGCTTCGATCAGAGTCATCAGGATGAGAACAGTGACCAGGATGAACTTGTAG